The genomic window GCGCTCATAAAAACAAGCAGGTACGAGTTTAGATAACCCCAGTGCAGTTCCTTGATCGAGAGTTGAAGTTGATCAAGGAGTGGGCGCTGTTCGCGTTTGGCGACGATCATGGCAGAAATGAATCGATTGATGATCAAATGGAGCAGTAGCGTCAACACAATGGACAATATAAGTGCGGGGAATGAGGCGCCCAAGCGATGCCGCATGAACGCATACACTGTCGCGCTGATATAGAGCCCGATTGTCACGTGGGCGAACGTTTCCAGGTATTTAGGCAAGCGGGCGTGCGCCCGCGCCGTGATCCATAGCAATCCAGGAAGTGAAATGAGAATCGCGAGTTCCTTTGGAAGTGTAAAGATGCCAAGCAGCAAAAGCGGAATGCCCGGTCGCCATGACGCGCCGCTTGGCATGCGAATCGACCAAGGGGCGAGCAGCGCGCAGAGAACGCTGATCTCGATCATGAGAAGCGCGCTGTGATACGTTAGGTGATGAAAAAGGAAGACCAGCCCGGAAAGGAGTATCACATTTCCCAAAATGGTAAGGACAAAAAGGATGAGGTGCAGCGGCTGCTTAGCGAGCGTGGGCATGATGGACACCGTCCATGACTGAAGTTACTCCCTTTATACCTTAAGCCTACCTGGGAAACAAGTGAACACCTACAAGATTCTTTGGACAAACAGCCTGTCTGTTCAGCGCGGTCAAAAGACTTTTGTGGTGAACTGTTCACCATTCCACACATCTGAGACGAGCGATTTATAAAAATCAGGTTCATGGCTGATCAACAGGATGCTGCCGCGGTATGCACGCAGCGCTTCATAAAGCGAGGCTTTAGCGTCCACGTCGAGATGATTGGTTGGTTCGTCAAGGACAAGGAGATTGCTCGGCTTATTCATCAGTTTGCACAGGCGCACCTTTGCTTTTTCGCCGCCGCTCAAAACGCGCACCTGACTCTCAATGTGCTTAGTGGTCAACCCGCACTTGGCAAGCGCCGCGCGGATTTCGTGTTGCCCCATGTACGGGAAGGCTTCCCAAACCTCTTCAATGCACGTTTTGCTGTTGTGTTCATCCGCTTCTTGCTCAAAGTATCCGATGTGCAGATACTCGCCGCGCTCGACACTCCCTGCAAATGCGGGGATCATACCGAGCAGGCTTTTTAGCAGTGTCGTCTTGCCTATCCCGTTTGCACCGACGAGCGCAATCTTTTGCCCGCGTTCCATGCGCAAATCAAGCGGTTTTGAGAGAGGCGAATCGTAGCCGATGACCAGTTGATTCGTATCAAAGATCATCTTGCCAGACGTGCGCGCCTCAAGAAAGGAGAATTGGGGTTTTGGTCTATCCTTTTCAAGCTCAATGATTTCCATCTTGTCTAGTTTCTTTTGTCGCGACATGGCCATGTTGCGCGTCGATACGCGCGCTTTATTGCGCGCCACAAAATCCTCCAGTTCCGCGATTTCCTGTTGCTGGCGCTTGAATGCCGCTTCTTGCTGCTGTTTTTTCATCTCGAAGGCTTGCATAAAATTGTCGTAGTTTCCGACATAGCGATTCAGTTCGCGGTTGTGCATGTGATAAATGAGATTGACTACTTGATTGAGAAATGGGATATCGTGCGAAATGAGAATGAACGCATTCTCGTAGTTTTGAAGATAGCGCGTCAACCAAGCGATGTGTTCGACGTCAAGGTAGTTTGTCGGTTCGTCAAGCAACAAAATATCCGGTTTTTCAAGAAGCAACTTGGCGAGCAGCACCTTTGTGCGCTGTCCGCCGCTCAACTCGTCGACCGTCTTTTGTAGAAGCGCCTCGTCAAACCCAAGACCGCGCGCCACTTCGTCAATCTTGATATCAATCAAATAGAAGTCTTGTGCAGTGAGTTGATCTTGCAGCGCCCCCGCCTCCTCAAGCAGCGCATCCATGGCGGCTGGGTCCTGCTCTGTGAGCGATTCGTAGATTTGGTTGATGCGCGCCTCAACGTCATATAAAAATTGATAGGCGGTGCGCAAGACATCGCGCAGAGTCGTTCCGCGCGCGAGGTTTGCATGCTGATCGAGATAGCCGACACGAACGTTTTTTGACCACTCAATCTCGCCCTCATCGGGTTCGAGCTTGCGTGTGATGATGTTCATGAAGGTGGACTTTCCTTCGCCGTTGGCACCGATAAGCCCGATGTGTTCCCCTTTTAAGAGTCGAAAGGACACTTGGTCAAAAATGGCGCGATCGCCAAATCCGTGTGTCAAGTTTTGAACGGTAAGAATGCTCACAAATTCCATTCCCTTTTTCAAGTGATCTGAATTTCCGTATCGAGTATAGACGATCTTTCTTTGTGATCCTAGTGAACGACTGCATTTTGTCGCGATCTGAATGCTTTTTTTCGTTTGTGATAAGATGGAGAGGATGCTAGGTTCTCATTTTTTGTGGAAGTGTCAGGTGATCGATCATGGCAAATCGGCAAGGTACCGGTGGAATGGTTTTTGCGGCCAGTGTGTTGACTGTTCTTGCGCTTGGAGCACTCGCGTATAAGTTCGTACCGTCATTTCATCAGGCATTCAATGATTTTTACGGATTATCAAGTGTTCCTACAAACCATACGCTGGCAATCACAAACAGTGAAAATACAAATCCCAGTGTTGATTCAGGCTCTACACTTCCTGGGACAAAAGCGCCGAATTTTACGCTGACGGACCAGTTTGGCAGGCGCGTTTCGCTCTCTGATTTTCGCGGAAAAGTGATCATCATGGCTTTTGTAGACAGTACGTGCACAAACATTTGCCCGCTCACGACAGCCAGCATGCTTGCTGCCGTTCGACAACTCGGTGTGGCGGCGGCTGATGTGCAGTTGCTCGGGATTAATGCCAACCCGATCAGCACGTCTGTCGCAGATGTGCGCGCGTACTCCGTGGCGCACGGCTTGATGAATCACTGGCTGTTTTTGACGGGCTCAAAAAAGCAACTGAGTCCAGTCTGGCAGGCGTATCACATGTATTCAGGAATTGTGCACGGGGCGATTGATCATACGGCGGGTCTATTTATCATCGATCAAAAAGGCAGGGAGCGAAAACTCTACCTGACGCAGATGTCATATGCAGGTACTGCCGCACAGGGCCAGATTCTGGCCAACGAGGTGGCGTCGCTGTTGCCCAAAGGAACCGTAAATTTACACAAGTCCGTACAGCTTCCGCCTCTCACGCCAACGTTGCCTGAAAGCCTCCTTTCGGTCAACGGGAAAAACGGGGGATCGACAGTTCAGGGGCAATCTGTACAAGTCGCCAATAAAGCGCACTTGTTGGTGTTTTTTGGAACGTGGCTGACGCCGGCCTCGGCGGCGCGCTCCTCACTGCTGGCTCTGAATCAATATGAGACGGATGCAAAGAAACATGGTTGGCCTCAACCACTGCTCGTCGATGAGGTCGCCACGGAAGGATCTCCCAATGCGCTTAAGACTTATTTGAGCGCGATGCCGACACTGCACTACCCTGCGGTGCTTGATGTGACAGGGGAGACGGCTGACGCTGTCACCGCACAAGATATACCGTGGCTTGCGCTTGTAAGTTCAAGCGGCAAGGTGCTCTACGCGCATGACGGATTTTTGCCGCTAAAAACACTGGAACAGCAAGTGGCTAAACACGTTCATGCTTAAGTTCTCTCAGGAAAAATGGATGTTGTCGAAACGATGCGTCGCGACACGGTCATTTTGCTTTATACGGATGCGTTCAACCGTATCTTCGGGGAGGCATTTGAAATAAAGACCGGGAAACTTTCATAAAGAACAGAAGAGCTTCTGGCGCTGCATTGCGGGAAGCTCCACAGAGTCATGTTTTGACGGGTTCACAGCTAAGTCCATATGTGGTAAACTATTCTTTATCAGGTGCGGCGGCGTATTGGCCCGCACTTTTAATGTGTTTTCAGGAAATGCATAGCGTTCAAGCGCTAAAACGCGAGGGATCGAGCGCGTCTGCGATCTGCTTGGCGCTCGGTCCCCCTTAGGCGTGGTCAGGTACGCATCCGTTTTCCGCGCAGTCTCTTTACCCCAATCATTACGTTTTTGTGTTGCTTTATGAGATGAACATGATGAAGTTCGTTGTGTCTGAGAAACGTTCGCACTAAAAATGCCGAATGCGCGGTGGGTTGCCATTTTGTCACAGGTTCCTTTTGTTCGTTGACCGTGGGATTTGCGCATGTCGGAATGACAAACGTCCCTGCGTGGCAAATTATTGTTTCGATAAGCCTCTTGTTGTTCCAACGATCGGACGGACGTCATCGCCGCGAATGTGTATCACACGGGTGTCATGTTTTATGGAAAGCGCCCCGAACTAAAACAGATACTCAAGCGGTTGCTGGGTACTCAAATCATAGGGGGTATTCCTTTGTATTTCCGAAAAGAAGCGGCTGAAGAAGTCATTCAAGAGATTACCTCAGTTTGGCTTTGTACAAAAGAATCGTGCAATGGTTGGATGCGCGACAATTTTGCGTTTGATGAAAGTCCTGCCTGCGGTCTGTGCCAGTCGCCGATGGTCAAAGACACGAAACTCTTGCCCCAACTCCAGAATTTGAGTATGGACATGAAGGTTAGCCGGCGCGGCGTGAAAATAAACTGACGCGCGAAGAGGGAGTGGCTTGCGCGATTACACGAAAGGGAGACCCCGAGCGTCGCAATGCGCTCGGGTTTCTTTTTTGAGCATCCTCAAAGCAAGGATACTGGCGTGTTGATGATGCGATGTTTATTTTTACGTTTTGACCCTCCGTTTATTTGTATGAATTTGGCAACCCTTTGCCGCGTGGAAAAGGTGTGTTCGATGGACGCTCGTAAGCGCTGGATTGCATTCTCAGCCGTCACAGGCTCAACTTTTATGGTCAACCTGGACAGCAGCATTGTAAACGTTGCGCTTCCGACACTCTCGCGAGAGTTTCACCTCTCAGTCGGCGCGCTGCAGTGGACCGTTAGCTTGTACTTGCTTGTGATCACGGCGTTTTTACCCGTCGCTTCAAAACTCGCAGACGCGTTAGGCAGACGTCGCGTGTTTGTCACAGGGCTTATCATTTTCGTTGCGAGTTCCATTTTGTGCGGGCTTTCTCACCAGTTTTTTATGCTCGTCTTCGCGCGCGGCCTGCAAGGACTTGGCGGGGCCATCATGCAGGCGAGTGTCATGGCGATTGTCACTCTCATGTTTCCCGCAGAACTGCGCGGACGAGCACTCGGTGTCATCGGAAGCATTGTCGCGGGGGGCACGCTTATGGGGCCGATCCTTGGAGGACTGCTCATTGCGGCATTCGGTTGGCCAAGCATCTTCTTTGTCAATGTGCCCGTCGGTCTGTGGGCGATTTTTGGAACGCTGCGTTTCGTTCCCGCGTTTCCCGGGAAACCGCTAAGCCACGCATTTGACTGGTTTGGCGGCGCGCTTTTCGCTGTTTTTACAGTGTCTTTTCTGACGCTCTTGGCGAATCTCTCCGGGGTGCCTGAGATGGGGCGGGAGCTTAGTTTGGCGATGGTCGCGCTGCTTTCTCTTGTCTTTTTCATTCGCTGGGAACTCACACGTCCTGAACCGCTCATCAATCTTCTCGTGTTTAAAAATCGCCTGTTTTCCGTCGCTATGGGCGCGGGGCTTATTTACTGGATTCTCATGCTTTTTCCGTCCTATCTTTTCCCGATTTATTTGGGACATGTTTTGCACATGCACGCGTTTCAAATTGGTCTGATGATGATGCCGCTTTCCGTCAGTATGTTGGTGGTATCACCGCTTGGCGGATACCTGTCAGACCGCGTTGGTTCATTTAAGCCAGCCCTGTTTGGCATGCTGTTTTTTCTCGCGGCAGACGCGCTTTGCGCTACGTTTCAGGCGAGTACGCCTATTTTCCTGGTCGCGCTTGCACTCGCGCTTCAGGGATTTGCCGCCGGGCTTTTTAGTTCGCCAAACAACACGGAAATTTTTTCTCACTCTGATCCGTCCCACGTTGGGATCATCAGTGGTTTGATCGCGTCAGAGCGAAACTTTGGCCGCTCCCTCGGCGTGACGCTGTCTTCCTTCGCGCTCTCCCTTGGCATCTCCATGGCAGGTGATTCGCACGCATCCGATGAGATCGCACTCGTTCCTTTGTCTGTTTTTTCGCGTGGCTTCTCACTCGCCTGGGGAATTGCCACGCTGTTTTGTGTCCTGAACCTTGTCCTGGTCATTCTTCCTTTCACGGCGCAGAAAAAGCGTGGGCGGGCGGCGAAAGCCTCCTAAATTGAGAGAGGGTGGGTGGCATGCGGATTCTTCACACGGCAGATTGGCATTTTGGCAAGACCCTTGATGGTCGCGATCGTATGGCAGAACAGCGCGCCGTGATTCACGAGATGGCAGAGATCTGTCGCGCTGAAGCGATTGATGTTGTGCTGATGGCAGGGGATGTATTCCAGACAGTCAATCCAAGTGCGCAGGCCGAGCAGTTGTACTATGAAGCGCTTGACTCTCTCTCGGACGGCGGAACGCGCGGACTGATCGTGATCGCTGGCAATCACGACAATCCAGAGCGAATCTCCGCCGCCCGCCCACTCGCTGAACCGCGTGGCATCACACTTTTGGGACTTCCAAAAAGCGCGGCGGACGCGACAGAGCGACTTCAAAACAGGGCGTACCGCGTGCGCGGTGGTGTGGGATATTTTGAACTGGCGATTCCCACCGCGAGCGAGACGCTGATGATGCTTGCGCTTCCGTATCCATCCGAGTCAAGAATCAGTGAGGTGCTTTCAGAAACGCTTGATGAGCGCACGCTGCGCGAAAAGTACAATGCCCGCCTAGAGAGCTGGTTTGCCGAGCGGGCCGTGCATTTTCGCGACGACACGGTGAACATCGCTATGAGC from Ferroacidibacillus organovorans includes these protein-coding regions:
- a CDS encoding ABC-F family ATP-binding cassette domain-containing protein, with amino-acid sequence MSILTVQNLTHGFGDRAIFDQVSFRLLKGEHIGLIGANGEGKSTFMNIITRKLEPDEGEIEWSKNVRVGYLDQHANLARGTTLRDVLRTAYQFLYDVEARINQIYESLTEQDPAAMDALLEEAGALQDQLTAQDFYLIDIKIDEVARGLGFDEALLQKTVDELSGGQRTKVLLAKLLLEKPDILLLDEPTNYLDVEHIAWLTRYLQNYENAFILISHDIPFLNQVVNLIYHMHNRELNRYVGNYDNFMQAFEMKKQQQEAAFKRQQQEIAELEDFVARNKARVSTRNMAMSRQKKLDKMEIIELEKDRPKPQFSFLEARTSGKMIFDTNQLVIGYDSPLSKPLDLRMERGQKIALVGANGIGKTTLLKSLLGMIPAFAGSVERGEYLHIGYFEQEADEHNSKTCIEEVWEAFPYMGQHEIRAALAKCGLTTKHIESQVRVLSGGEKAKVRLCKLMNKPSNLLVLDEPTNHLDVDAKASLYEALRAYRGSILLISHEPDFYKSLVSDVWNGEQFTTKVF
- a CDS encoding SCO family protein encodes the protein MANRQGTGGMVFAASVLTVLALGALAYKFVPSFHQAFNDFYGLSSVPTNHTLAITNSENTNPSVDSGSTLPGTKAPNFTLTDQFGRRVSLSDFRGKVIIMAFVDSTCTNICPLTTASMLAAVRQLGVAAADVQLLGINANPISTSVADVRAYSVAHGLMNHWLFLTGSKKQLSPVWQAYHMYSGIVHGAIDHTAGLFIIDQKGRERKLYLTQMSYAGTAAQGQILANEVASLLPKGTVNLHKSVQLPPLTPTLPESLLSVNGKNGGSTVQGQSVQVANKAHLLVFFGTWLTPASAARSSLLALNQYETDAKKHGWPQPLLVDEVATEGSPNALKTYLSAMPTLHYPAVLDVTGETADAVTAQDIPWLALVSSSGKVLYAHDGFLPLKTLEQQVAKHVHA
- a CDS encoding cold-shock protein, whose amino-acid sequence is MFYGKRPELKQILKRLLGTQIIGGIPLYFRKEAAEEVIQEITSVWLCTKESCNGWMRDNFAFDESPACGLCQSPMVKDTKLLPQLQNLSMDMKVSRRGVKIN
- a CDS encoding MFS transporter; translation: MDARKRWIAFSAVTGSTFMVNLDSSIVNVALPTLSREFHLSVGALQWTVSLYLLVITAFLPVASKLADALGRRRVFVTGLIIFVASSILCGLSHQFFMLVFARGLQGLGGAIMQASVMAIVTLMFPAELRGRALGVIGSIVAGGTLMGPILGGLLIAAFGWPSIFFVNVPVGLWAIFGTLRFVPAFPGKPLSHAFDWFGGALFAVFTVSFLTLLANLSGVPEMGRELSLAMVALLSLVFFIRWELTRPEPLINLLVFKNRLFSVAMGAGLIYWILMLFPSYLFPIYLGHVLHMHAFQIGLMMMPLSVSMLVVSPLGGYLSDRVGSFKPALFGMLFFLAADALCATFQASTPIFLVALALALQGFAAGLFSSPNNTEIFSHSDPSHVGIISGLIASERNFGRSLGVTLSSFALSLGISMAGDSHASDEIALVPLSVFSRGFSLAWGIATLFCVLNLVLVILPFTAQKKRGRAAKAS